AGCGCGATCCCAGCCGGGTCGCCGAGCACGCCTCGCAGATCCGCCGGAGGATCGGCTGGCCACGCGACGTTCGGACGTCGATTTGCCGTGCTGACCTCGTACGTATCCTGCGTCGCCTGCTCGATGTTCGCCCAGCACGAAGGCGTGACGCGGAAGGCTGCCCCTGCCGACGGACCCTCGAAGAAGTCCAGGCCCGAATCCTGAGCTCCGTCATGCACGAAGTGGTTTCGGACCGAATACGATATGGCAGCAGGCCAGCCGAACGATTGCCGGATCGAGTCGAAGAGCGCCGAAGCGGTGTCTCGCTTCGATGTTTTTCGGACGATGAACTGCGAGATCAGCCGCGCAGGCGACTTCGAGTTGCGGCCGGCTTCAGGAGTGCAGAGCACCCGACCGACAAGCCCAGTAACTGAGTCCGAGATCGCCCAGGTAGTTGTAAGATAAGCGGAAACTCCCAGGAATCGAGCGTTTCGAAACCTGACGCGAGTGGCGCCAAAGGGGACGCGATCGTCACCGTCAACGCGCTTCTCAAGGTCGGCCAAGAAGGTTCGTGCGTCTTCGCGGGCAATGATCAGGTCACGCCACCGATCTACTTCGAGACGACTGTCGACCATGCCCCGGAACCCGTCCTCGACTTCCTTTGGCAACGCGCTTGGACAGCGCAACAACGCCTTGTCGATACCGTCGTGCAGGGCTGTCGGGCCCGCTCAGCGTAGTCTGGATGTGGAACGAGAAGCCCTCGCTCCAGGTGTGCTGCCGTTCGAGCGACGTTGCCGGAACGAGCAGGGCGCTGAGGACACTGGCCCGGGCGGGAGTGGGGGCCTCCCTCGCTACATCCTCGACGAGACAGACACCCAGGCGGGTTGCCGACCCCTCAAAGTCTGACCAAAACCCCGGGCCGCCTGCCAATGTTCTCCCAATGAGGTCCTTTGCCCGCTTTCCGTCGTTCGGTAGGCCACGTGCCCGCCTCGACGCGATTGAGAACTCCTCTTCGGCCACCGAGCAGAGTTCCTGCAGTATTCGATCCGGATCGTCCGCCGCCGTCGCTCCCATCGCGGCGTAGAAGAGCGGCCAGGCGAGCGTCAGGACAACGTCGTCGAGGCCGATGTTCCGCTCACCGAAGAGCCACTCGACGGACTCAGTCCTTACGGAGAGAGTACGCAGGCATCTGCAGAGCTCGACGCAGTCCAGGGGCCGGAACTCGGCCACAAGTTCAAGCAGTTCGCCGATTTTCACCCGCTGAGATGCTGAGCAGCGCTCGATGCCGGCGCGCAACTCGAACGCAAACCGCTCCAGGAGGCCGACGCGCCGTCCTGCTAGTCTCAAGATTCTCTCGCTCCTGGCAAGCGAAACAAGGACCGCGCGTCCTGCAACACTCAGATTCCCGGACAGTGACGCTTCTAGCACGCCCGTCAGTAGCGCTTCCGCGGCCTCCGAGGGTTGCAGCGACGCGGCACTGTCTCCGACATCGACGAACAGCCAGGTGCGCAGGACATGATCGCGAAGTACATCGGGCTTCAGCTCCACCAGCCTGTTCCGAGCGCCCCGTTCCGACAGAGCACGCCTGCGTACGAGGGACGCGATGGCGGCCCTCGCCGCCGGAATGCCAGGAAGCCCGGCGTTCTCGGCCAGGAGTTGGACCTGCGAGTCATCTTCCCGATTGACGGTACCTAGCAGGGCAACCCACCGGAGGAGAGTGTTGACCTGTTCTGCGGGAAGCTCTGTCTGCTGCTCCACCACCTCTCGGAGGTACACGTTCGCCAATCCGTCTGCGGTCTCTGGGCTCGCGTGCAGAGCGTGCAGGAGCGCCGGAGCGTCGACTCGGGCGAGAAGGGCAGCCGCTGCTTCCTCCTGCGAGGGCTTCTCTACTGCGGGCTCTGCCAGCGCCGGATGACGGCCGAACTCCATCCCAAGGGCGCCTACTACCGCTGCTACCCCGATGCCGATGGCCGCCATTGTCCCGCACGCTACACCCCCGTCCTTCAGTTCGACGCGGAGGTGGAGCAGCGGCTGGAGAACATCTCGCTTCCCCGGGAGACCGTGGTGTCCCTCAGCGCGGCCCTGGATCATCTTGCCGAAAAGCAGGAAGCAAGGTGCACCGAGGAACGGCGGAGTCTCGGCACGAAGCAGAGCCTGTTGCAAAACCAGCTCCTGCAGGTGACCGACGGCTACGTGCGAGGCGTGGTCCCCGCGGCTGCGTATGCGCCGCTCCGTGATCGTTACCAGGCGGAACTCAACCAGGTGGAAGCCTGCCTCCGGGCTCTGGACCGCGATGTCCACGCGGACGTGGCTGCGGTGAAGTCCCTGCTACAGATGGCCGGGGCGCTCCGGCGCTTCTACGACCTGGCGCCAACCGAGCGCGAGAAGAAGGATCTGCTGACTCGGGTCTTCCATCGCATCGTCGTCGTCGACCGCACCGTCCAATCCATCGAGTACCAAGCCCCCTTCGACTGCCTGCTCTCCGACGACAGCCGGTTGCGGGGTTCTGAGATTCCACCGGACGCAGCGCGGGAGCTGCTCGAAGCCGGCCAGAGTGCGCTGGCGGCCTGAGAGTCCTCCCTCGAACATCGTTAGTTTGCGTCCACCATCCTACGCGACAGCAGCAAAGCTGGTGGAGCGTAGGATGCCCTCCGGAGCTTTAGCGCAGGAGGGCTGTGTTGTAGGTATTCTCCGTTCAAGCGGAGAATTTTTGTTTTACCCCGCCCATCCTTTTGCTTTTAGTGCATTCTGGGCAGCAGAGACTTGTGCTTCTTGTTTGCTCGTCCCCTCACCCGTGGCCACCAACTCGCGTCCAAGATACACCCCAATCACAAACTTCTTGGCATGATCCGGCCCCGATTCTTCAATCACCTTGTATGCCGGCGTGACGGCAAATCGCTCTTGCGCCTCTTCTTGAAATCGTGATTTTGGATCTACGTACAGCTTGAGCTCAAGAATCTTCGGCAGCTCGACAAGAATATGCGATAAGATAAATTGCTTCGACACTTCCCATCCCTGGTCCAAATACATGGCCCCAATGATCGCCTCGCAGGCGTTGGCCAAGATATAGCGTCGGGCTTTTGAGTTGGCATCTTTTGCTTCTCCACGCGAGAGATAGAGAAACTCCTCCGTCCGCCACCGTGCACAAATATCCGAGAGCGTGTCCGCATTTACAAGCGACGCGCGCCAGTTGGTAAGCTCGCCTTCTGGATTATTGTAGTTCTGATACAGGTGCTCCGTGACGACAAGCTCAAGCACCGCGTCGCCCAAAAACTCCAGGCGCTCGTTGTGCCCGATGGGAAAGTCCGGATGTTCATTGAGGTAGGACCGGTGAACGAGAGCTTGACGCAACATGTCCGTATTCTTGAATGTCACGCCCAATTCTCGTTCAAGGTCTCCAAGAGGTGAGTGGAGATCCATAGAAGTATATTATTTTTTCTCTTCATCTTTTTTCTTCGGTGGTTCTTTGTCTACAGCTTTCTCGTTCCCGCTCGCGATCATATCTTTATAGATGGCCCCAAGCACCCCATTTACAAACCGCCCGGATGCCTCGCCACCGAATCCTTTCGCCAACTCGATGGCTTCGTTAATCGCTACCTTCGAGGGTACGCGCTCCGAATAACACAGCTCATAAATACCCAGACGAAGGACATTCCTGTCAATCACGGTGATGGATTCAATCGGCCAGTCTGGAGCAAAGCGCCGGATGCGCTCATCTATCTCCGTTAACCGTCCCAGAACCCCATCCACGAGTTCTTTGATGAATCCTTCGTCATCGAACTTCGGCGCAAACTCCCCGCGGGCATATTCCCGCCATGCCTCAAGCTGGCCGGCATCCTTGCCGTTGAAATCCCACAGATAGAGCGTTTGGAGCGCGATGGTACGCGCAAGGTGCCTGTTCGACATAGAGCAAAGAGCGTTACAGGGAGTATACCATACAAAAGCGCCTGGGGATTACCCAGACGCATGTTCTTTTTCTTCTTTGTGTTCCTCGTGATCGTGATCGTGTGTCCCGGTCTTTGCCTTCATTTTTTCTTGCGCACGTTTCATGAGGCGCTCCACTGACCGCGCAACATTGAGAACTTGGCGACCTCGATAGAACCCACATTGTGCACACGCCGTATGTGGGCGAACAGGCGCTTTACATTTCGGACAATCCGAAATTTGCATCGGCTTCAAGGCATGGTGAGCCCGACGCCGACGTGTTTTGGACTTGGAATGTCTATGGCCCGGCAATGGCATAACGGCGGCACTCTAGCAAAGGAGTACGTGCATGTCAAACAAGTTCCGCCGTCGCCACGGCGTCCCCTTCTTTCTTAAATCTCATAACTCGTACTCCCTGCGTAGCCCGTCCAAGCACCGAGACAGAGGAAAGCGCCGTGCGAATTACCTGCCCTGCCTCCGAAACAACCAAGAGATC
This genomic stretch from Candidatus Uhrbacteria bacterium harbors:
- a CDS encoding recombinase zinc beta ribbon domain-containing protein, whose translation is MQSVQERRSVDSGEKGSRCFLLRGLLYCGLCQRRMTAELHPKGAYYRCYPDADGRHCPARYTPVLQFDAEVEQRLENISLPRETVVSLSAALDHLAEKQEARCTEERRSLGTKQSLLQNQLLQVTDGYVRGVVPAAAYAPLRDRYQAELNQVEACLRALDRDVHADVAAVKSLLQMAGALRRFYDLAPTEREKKDLLTRVFHRIVVVDRTVQSIEYQAPFDCLLSDDSRLRGSEIPPDAARELLEAGQSALAA
- the rnc gene encoding ribonuclease III, which codes for MDLHSPLGDLERELGVTFKNTDMLRQALVHRSYLNEHPDFPIGHNERLEFLGDAVLELVVTEHLYQNYNNPEGELTNWRASLVNADTLSDICARWRTEEFLYLSRGEAKDANSKARRYILANACEAIIGAMYLDQGWEVSKQFILSHILVELPKILELKLYVDPKSRFQEEAQERFAVTPAYKVIEESGPDHAKKFVIGVYLGRELVATGEGTSKQEAQVSAAQNALKAKGWAG
- the nusB gene encoding transcription antitermination factor NusB; the protein is MSNRHLARTIALQTLYLWDFNGKDAGQLEAWREYARGEFAPKFDDEGFIKELVDGVLGRLTEIDERIRRFAPDWPIESITVIDRNVLRLGIYELCYSERVPSKVAINEAIELAKGFGGEASGRFVNGVLGAIYKDMIASGNEKAVDKEPPKKKDEEKK
- the rpmF gene encoding 50S ribosomal protein L32, which produces MPLPGHRHSKSKTRRRRAHHALKPMQISDCPKCKAPVRPHTACAQCGFYRGRQVLNVARSVERLMKRAQEKMKAKTGTHDHDHEEHKEEKEHASG